Sequence from the Myotis daubentonii chromosome 20, mMyoDau2.1, whole genome shotgun sequence genome:
cgggaatcgaaccgtgacctcctggttcgtaggttgacgctcaacctctgagccccGCCGGACAGGCCCAGGCCCTTCCTTTCCATCTGAACTGTCCGTAGCGTCCTGTGTACACTCATATAGGTCGGGCTCTTGATGGCCACGGACAGGCTGCTGTGCCGGAAGCAGTAAGATCTGGTCCACAGAGCCCGTTCCCCTTTCTTGCAGAATGAGAGCTCCGGGGGCAGAGCATCGTGGGCAGGCCTCCGGTCCAGCGGGTCAGACCGCGGGCCCGCGAGCAAACCGGCCCCGGCTTGCCCGCATCCCAACCCCGATCCTCTGCACGTTACCCATCAGCCTTGGCAGCTTTTCGTGCCAAGCACAGCCTGCCAGGGGGTGAAGGATTGCACAATTCTTTAAAGGCCTTTACACACGCCCCGAAAACTGGAATATCCACTCCAGGCACAGGGTTGAAAACGAGCGGTAGCTGATAATGCCagaaagcttatttttaaaaaatttatggcCACCTTATAATGTCTTTGTCTTTATCTGTGTTTTCTTCACCCACAGGGCTGCCTCTGAAGTGGCGCCAACATCCcgaggggtgtgcagggggtggACGAGCCAGGGCTGAGCTgagcagagcccagcccagcccagagggtGGGCAgcgtccccactgggtgcctacaacatgcccgggttgcgggctccatccccacgagggggcgtgcgggaggcagccaatcaatgattctctccctctcccttcctctctgaaatcaatacaaatatagaaaagaaaaaagggcctggctggcatggctcagtggttgggcatcgacctaggaaccaggaggtcatggttcaattcctggtcagggcacatgtccgggttgcgggttcaatccccagtagggagcgtgcaggaggcagctgatccatgattctctttcatcactgaagtttctctctccccctctcccttcctctctgaaatcaatgaaaatatatcttaaaaaaaaaaaagggagccctcaccggtttggctcagtggatagagcgtcggcctgcggactgaagggtcccaggttcgattccggtcaaggtcatgtaccttggttgcaggcacatccccagtagggagtgtgcaggaggcagctgattgatgtttctcgcccatcgatgtttctaactctctatccctctcccttcctctctgtaaaaaaaaatcaataaaatatatttaaaataaataaataataaaaataaaataaaaaaaaaactaaaaaaaaaggaaggaagggcctAGAGGCCCGAGGTGTCCCGGCCCCCGGCTGACCTGCGCTGTCCTGTTTGTCCCGCAGACGTAAGCAAGGTCGTCGGCAAGGCCGAGTCCTGCCGGGAGGACTGCACCTGCTCCGCCTGCTCGCTCCGGGCCCCCACCATCAGCGACCTGCTCAACGACCAGGACTTGCTGGACGTGATCAGGATCAAGCTGGACCCCTGGCACCCCACCATCAAGAACTGGAAGAATTTTGCCAGCAGGTGGGGCATGCGCCACGACGAGCTGAACTTCCTGGAGCAGCGGCCCCAGAGCCCCACCCTGGAGTTCCTGCTCCGCAACAGCCAGCGGCCGGTGGGCCAGCTCCTGGAGCTCTGCCGGCACTACCACCGCGCCGACGTGGAGCGCGTGCTGCGCAGGTGGGTGGACGAGGAGTGGCCCAAGAGGGCACGCGGAGACCACCCCAGGAACGTCTAGGCCTCCTCCTCGCCTTGGCCAGTTTGGACCTTGAAACGGCCCCAGACCAGGGAGCAATGTGAatctgttcctttttattttttttaaataatatatttttattgatttcggagaggaagggagagggagagaaaaacatccatgatgagagaggatcacggatcggctgcctcctgcacgccccccgctggggatggagcccgccacccgggcatgtgccctgactgggaatcgaaccgtgacctcctggttcctaggtggacgcccaaccactgagccacgccggccgggctgtgttGCTCACTTTGGAGCCGTTCACTCATTTCTCGGGTCAGATTCCCGCTGTGTGCCCCCGGccttttctctcccagcctcaggcCAACAGCTGCTTCCATTTTGCACCGACAGATGCAGAGTCAATGTGTGGGCTTGCCTTTCATAGTTGATCACACTTCGGTTTTCTACCCTTGTCACCGAAACGACACAATGACACGGGCCCAAAGAATTGATGAGGTCGTTCTCTTTGCTCTGTGGGGGTTTgagctccctccagcccccccaaCCCTGTGCACGCCCTGTAAACGCAGGGAGGCAGGTCTCTCTCCCCTTGTGTTTGGAGGGCATCGAGGCGGAGATGCTAAGCCACCTGCTGGGTATGCAGGAGCTCCAGGATGAGTGGGGGCCACACCTGGTGGTCCCACTAGGGGGACCCCCTAGAGGGACTCACTGCTAAATGAAGACAGGCTAGATGCCTCCCAGAAATCAACCCCACGTTTGCACTGAGGGGCAGCCTGACAGGACTGCTGTTGGAAATGGAGAAGGGGGTGGCTTCCTACGGCTCGCTAAGCCGAGCCGTGTTCTTCTGTTGTCTGTGACACCCGGTGACCATCTTCCTGGGAGGCCTCCCGGGTGACGCGTCTTCCGCCATCACAGGCAATGCTTTGAAACGACTGGATTTTGGTGAGACTCTGTGTGGATCTGTCTGAAGGGTGTACTTGTGCAGCCGCCTTCCTTTTGGTCTCCTGTTTCAACGCGCGTTTATATGTTTCTtagaaataaagattatttttacctAGATTTTAATGGGTGCTACAAAATTAAAGGTGGATGCCAACCACTATCTGTAATGGGTGCTTTTATGTGGCTTCCAACATCGTCGCCGCTTCTGTGGGTCCGTCAGAAGGCTAGTGAGTGTCTGAAATGTGTCCTGGACACTAAGGGTGCAAAGATAAGCAACACCTTCCATCGATtgccctggtcagtttggctctGTGAATAGAGCGTCCGTGCCTGGACCGAAGGGTCtggagtttgattccggtcaagggcacatacctcggtggcaggctagACCCGGCCGTGGTCTGGGGtgcgtgggggaggcaaccaatcgatgtgtctctctcacatcgatgtttctgtctcccctcctcccttccactctctgaaaatcaatggaagtaTGCCCTGTGGTGAGGACAATAGGACAGCATGAGCCACTGGGATGAATTAATTTAATTTGCACGCTGGAGATCTCTCCCATCTCcaagattcttttattttatgacaAAACCACAGTTCTAGAAGCTTGATTCTCACACCCGAGAAGACTAGGTTTGGGACATGATCCTGTAGAACGTAAGAGGTAAGCCTGGTGAGTCCGAACACAGGAGGGCTAAGGCCAAAAAGAGATCGAGTCCACGGGTGGTTGAGGGTACACGGGTGGTTGAGTACACGGGTGGTTGAGGATACACGGGTGGTTGAGTACACGGGTGGTTGAGTACACGGGTGGTTTTGTGTACTTGTGTGGTGCTGGTGTTGGATGTGGGAGAGGATCATTCACATGGGCACCGTCAGtagtgtgctggtaaatgtttaacatctggcttgggggtggggtggggtggggagggagccctgTTGTGGCAGTGGtccatttccatggtgtaaatgccCCCATTTGGCCGTCAAGGTGCATCACTGGCTCTCGCGGGTGGTCTGAGGCAGCTCTAACACTCCACTGACCCTGATTTCCAAGTAAGGTCACAAACCATTGGTGGGACTTGCAAACTCCTTAGGGGGTTAtaagcagcatttttttttctatgaaaaaaaaaaagtagaatgcTTCACATATAACGAGAGGATTGTTTTGCGAAATTTCAGTTTCCATCATTTTAAGTGTGTATGTAACAAGTCACAGTGTAAATGCAGTCCTTCTTGTGGCTTGCTTGGAAAAACTCTAAAAGGCACCGCCGTGGTATCTTCTgtctttaaaagaaacaaaaataaagac
This genomic interval carries:
- the EDARADD gene encoding ectodysplasin-A receptor-associated adapter protein; amino-acid sequence: MASPEDPLRAGHMAEEPVEDTDPSTLSFHVSDKYPIQDTGLPKVEECDPVPSNGPANSDVHHQGEENGFADSPGDPLADVSKVVGKAESCREDCTCSACSLRAPTISDLLNDQDLLDVIRIKLDPWHPTIKNWKNFASRWGMRHDELNFLEQRPQSPTLEFLLRNSQRPVGQLLELCRHYHRADVERVLRRWVDEEWPKRARGDHPRNV